In Rhodococcus sp. OK302, one genomic interval encodes:
- the pgl gene encoding 6-phosphogluconolactonase, with protein sequence MSDVVVEKFSDAGQLVDAAAERLVATIVDAQKARGFASIVLTGGGTGIALLEKLRKAPGDIDWAQIDLYWGDERFLPAGDPERNEVQAREALLDHVPVDPERVHPMAASDGIYEGDPQGAATAYEQLLGAQAHGNQVPTFDVHLLGMGGEGHINSLFPDTDAVREESRFVVAVTDSPKPPPVRITLTLPALQRAKEVWLLVSGAAKAEAVAAAVGGAAAVDWPCAGATGLVATRWFLDSDAASQLS encoded by the coding sequence ATGAGTGATGTTGTCGTAGAGAAGTTTTCGGACGCAGGACAGCTCGTCGATGCTGCCGCAGAACGCCTGGTGGCAACGATCGTCGACGCCCAGAAGGCTCGAGGCTTCGCTTCTATCGTCCTGACCGGCGGCGGCACCGGCATCGCATTGCTCGAGAAGTTGCGCAAAGCGCCCGGCGACATCGACTGGGCGCAGATCGACCTGTACTGGGGCGACGAGCGTTTCCTTCCCGCCGGCGATCCCGAACGTAATGAAGTTCAGGCGCGGGAAGCACTCCTCGATCACGTTCCGGTCGATCCGGAACGTGTGCATCCGATGGCAGCATCAGACGGAATCTACGAGGGCGATCCGCAGGGCGCAGCAACGGCATACGAGCAATTGCTGGGCGCGCAGGCACACGGAAATCAGGTTCCGACGTTCGATGTCCACCTCCTCGGGATGGGCGGTGAAGGGCACATCAACTCACTGTTCCCCGATACCGACGCCGTTCGCGAAGAATCTCGATTTGTTGTCGCGGTCACGGACTCCCCCAAGCCCCCGCCGGTTCGCATCACCCTGACGTTGCCTGCGCTCCAGCGCGCAAAAGAGGTGTGGCTGCTGGTCTCGGGCGCTGCAAAAGCCGAGGCTGTTGCAGCCGCTGTCGGCGGCGCCGCAGCTGTGGACTGGCCCTGCGCCGGTGCCACCGGCTTGGTTGCCACTCGCTGGTTCCTCGATTCGGACGCTGCATCACAGTTGTCCTGA
- the opcA gene encoding glucose-6-phosphate dehydrogenase assembly protein OpcA: protein MILDLPSTTTVQVSKKLVELRKTGGAVTLGRVLTLVVCTRDTGNAEAAIEAANEASREHPCRVIVLLRGDEQSEPRLDAQIRVGGDAGASEVVVLRLYGPLADHESSVVIPFLLPDTPVVAWWPLEAPEIPAKDPVGKLAIRRITDATGAPDPTATIKARLASYTAGDTDLAWSRVTYWRALLASALDQPPHEKIVSAVVSGLKTEPALDILAGWLAAKIDGPVYRRTGELCVEMKLETRSISISRPQEGTTATLIRTGQPDALVSLGRRETRDCLAEELRRLDPDEIYEEALAGLEKVTYE from the coding sequence GTGATTCTCGATTTGCCGTCCACCACAACGGTTCAGGTCAGCAAGAAACTGGTCGAGCTGCGTAAGACCGGCGGCGCCGTCACGTTGGGTCGCGTGTTAACGCTTGTCGTCTGCACCCGCGACACCGGCAACGCCGAAGCCGCAATCGAAGCCGCAAACGAAGCAAGCCGCGAGCACCCGTGCCGCGTCATCGTGCTTCTGCGCGGAGACGAGCAGAGTGAACCTCGCCTCGACGCACAGATTCGAGTCGGCGGCGACGCCGGTGCGTCGGAAGTAGTGGTGTTGCGTCTCTACGGTCCCCTCGCGGATCACGAGAGCAGCGTTGTCATCCCGTTCCTGCTCCCCGACACACCGGTCGTCGCGTGGTGGCCGCTCGAGGCTCCCGAGATTCCGGCCAAGGATCCGGTGGGCAAGCTTGCGATCCGTCGTATCACCGACGCCACCGGCGCACCCGATCCCACCGCCACCATCAAGGCTCGACTCGCGTCGTACACCGCGGGTGATACCGACCTGGCGTGGAGTCGCGTGACGTACTGGCGTGCACTTCTGGCGTCGGCGCTCGATCAGCCGCCGCACGAGAAGATCGTCTCGGCAGTGGTCTCCGGCCTGAAAACCGAACCGGCACTGGATATCTTGGCCGGCTGGTTGGCTGCCAAGATCGACGGTCCGGTGTACCGCCGCACGGGCGAACTGTGTGTCGAGATGAAGCTCGAAACGCGCAGCATCTCCATCAGCAGGCCGCAGGAAGGCACCACGGCAACCCTGATCCGGACGGGGCAGCCGGATGCGCTTGTCTCGTTGGGTCGCCGCGAAACCCGCGACTGCCTGGCTGAGGAATTGCGCCGACTCGATCCCGACGAAATCTACGAAGAGGCCTTGGCCGGTTTGGAGAAGGTTACCTATGAGTGA
- the zwf gene encoding glucose-6-phosphate dehydrogenase, translating to MSDSAAAADWVNPLRDSTDKRLPHIAGPCALVIFGVTGDLARRKLMPAIYDLANRGLLPPGFALVGFARRDWTDEDFAQVVLDAVKDGARTKFRQSVWERLADGIRFVKGNFDDAEGFTNLANTLATLDTERGIGGNHGFYLAIPPDDFPQVLEQLSASGLAQAEEGQWRRVVIEKPFGHDLESARELNAVVNKVFPEDTVFRIDHYLGKETVQNILALRFANQLFDPIWNAHYVDHVQITMAEDIGLGGRAGYYDGIGAARDVIQNHLLQLLAFTAMEEPISFEPLNLQAEKIKVLSATRLAEPLDETTARGQYAGGWQGGLPVIGLLEEDGFAADSTTETFAAITLEVDTRRWAGVPFYLRTGKRLGRRVTEIAVVFKRAPHLPFDKTMTEDLGQNALVIRVQPDEGVTMRFGSKVPGSSMEVRDVNMDFSYGQAFTESSPEAYERLILDVLLGEPSLFPVNAEVELSWEILDPVLEHWAAGGKPEPYEAGTWGPPSADEMMNRTGREWRRP from the coding sequence GTGAGCGATTCCGCGGCGGCAGCAGATTGGGTCAATCCCCTCAGGGACAGTACGGACAAACGTCTTCCGCATATCGCCGGGCCTTGCGCCCTGGTGATTTTCGGGGTCACCGGCGACTTGGCCAGACGCAAGCTCATGCCGGCAATCTACGACCTTGCCAACAGAGGACTGCTGCCGCCCGGATTCGCTCTGGTCGGGTTCGCCCGGCGTGACTGGACTGACGAAGACTTCGCCCAGGTAGTCCTGGACGCAGTCAAGGACGGTGCACGCACCAAGTTCCGTCAAAGCGTGTGGGAGCGTCTGGCCGACGGCATCCGTTTCGTCAAGGGCAACTTCGACGACGCCGAAGGTTTCACGAACCTGGCCAACACGTTGGCGACGCTCGATACCGAGCGTGGCATCGGCGGCAATCACGGTTTCTACCTGGCGATTCCGCCGGACGACTTCCCTCAGGTTCTCGAGCAGTTGTCGGCATCCGGGCTCGCCCAAGCCGAGGAGGGTCAGTGGCGACGCGTCGTCATCGAGAAACCGTTCGGTCACGATCTCGAAAGTGCTCGTGAGCTGAACGCGGTCGTCAACAAGGTGTTCCCCGAGGACACGGTCTTCCGTATCGACCACTACCTCGGCAAGGAAACGGTTCAGAACATCCTGGCTCTGCGTTTCGCTAACCAGTTGTTCGATCCGATCTGGAACGCGCACTACGTCGACCACGTGCAGATCACCATGGCCGAGGACATCGGTCTCGGTGGCCGCGCGGGTTACTACGACGGCATCGGCGCTGCTCGCGACGTCATCCAGAACCACCTGCTTCAGCTGTTGGCGTTCACTGCAATGGAAGAGCCGATCAGTTTCGAGCCGCTCAACCTTCAGGCCGAGAAGATCAAGGTCCTCTCAGCCACCCGTCTCGCCGAGCCACTCGACGAGACCACGGCCCGCGGTCAGTACGCGGGCGGCTGGCAGGGAGGTCTGCCCGTCATCGGACTCCTCGAGGAGGACGGATTCGCAGCCGATTCCACTACGGAGACGTTTGCGGCCATTACCCTCGAAGTGGATACGCGCCGTTGGGCCGGTGTTCCGTTCTACCTGCGCACCGGCAAGCGGTTGGGTCGTCGTGTCACGGAGATCGCGGTCGTGTTCAAGCGTGCGCCGCACCTTCCGTTCGACAAGACCATGACCGAGGACCTCGGTCAGAACGCACTGGTCATCCGTGTGCAGCCTGACGAGGGCGTCACCATGCGGTTCGGTTCCAAGGTTCCGGGATCGAGCATGGAAGTCCGTGACGTCAACATGGACTTCTCGTACGGTCAGGCCTTCACCGAGTCGTCGCCGGAGGCGTACGAGCGTCTCATCCTCGATGTTCTGCTCGGTGAGCCGTCACTGTTCCCGGTGAACGCCGAAGTCGAATTGTCTTGGGAGATCCTCGATCCCGTCCTCGAACACTGGGCAGCCGGCGGCAAGCCGGAACCCTACGAGGCCGGCACGTGGGGACCACCCTCAGCCGACGAGATGATGAACCGCACCGGACGCGAATGGAGACGACCCTAG
- the tal gene encoding transaldolase, producing MTQNVNTEKLSAAGVSIWLDDLSRDRIQSGNLQNLIDTKSIVGVTTNPSIFQAALSKGSDYDAQVRELAQSGADVDATITAVTTDDVRAACDILAPQFEASNGVDGRVSIEVDPRLAHDTDATVAQAIELHKIVDRPNVLIKIPATLAGIPAIAKVIGEGISVNVTLIFSVERYEAVMGAYLDGLETAKAAGRDISSIESVASFFVSRVDSEIDNRLNAIGTPDALELRGKAALANARLAYNAYQQVFEVAPRFQALLADGAKAQRPLWASTGVKNTAYPDTLYVTELVAPNTVNTMPEKTLDALADHGDVTGDTISGTAAASQAIFDQLVAVGIDLTDVFNVLETEGVDKFEVSWNELLEATAEQLRVATQKS from the coding sequence ATGACACAGAATGTGAACACCGAAAAGCTCTCCGCTGCAGGCGTTTCCATCTGGCTGGATGATCTTTCGCGAGATCGCATCCAGTCCGGAAACCTGCAGAACCTCATCGACACCAAGTCGATCGTTGGCGTCACGACCAACCCGTCGATCTTCCAGGCTGCTCTCTCCAAGGGCTCGGATTACGACGCGCAGGTTCGTGAACTCGCCCAGAGCGGCGCCGATGTCGACGCCACGATTACGGCAGTCACCACCGACGACGTCCGCGCAGCGTGCGACATCCTGGCACCGCAGTTCGAGGCCTCCAATGGTGTCGACGGTCGTGTGTCCATCGAGGTCGATCCTCGTCTGGCACACGACACCGATGCCACTGTCGCGCAGGCAATCGAACTGCACAAGATCGTGGATCGCCCGAACGTTCTCATCAAGATCCCCGCGACGCTGGCCGGCATTCCCGCCATCGCCAAGGTGATCGGTGAGGGCATCAGCGTCAACGTCACCTTGATCTTCTCGGTCGAGCGTTACGAAGCCGTCATGGGCGCGTACCTCGACGGTCTGGAGACGGCCAAGGCTGCCGGCCGCGACATCTCGTCCATCGAGTCCGTCGCGTCGTTCTTCGTCTCCCGCGTGGATTCCGAGATCGACAACCGCCTGAACGCCATCGGCACGCCGGACGCTCTCGAGCTTCGCGGCAAGGCTGCTCTGGCCAACGCCCGTCTGGCGTACAACGCGTACCAGCAGGTTTTCGAGGTCGCGCCGCGATTCCAGGCTCTCCTCGCTGACGGTGCCAAGGCGCAGCGTCCCCTGTGGGCGTCCACCGGCGTCAAGAACACCGCCTACCCGGACACGCTCTACGTCACGGAACTGGTTGCACCCAACACGGTCAACACCATGCCGGAAAAGACGCTCGACGCGCTCGCCGACCACGGCGACGTCACGGGCGACACCATCTCCGGCACGGCTGCAGCTTCTCAGGCGATCTTCGATCAGCTTGTAGCCGTCGGCATCGATCTCACGGACGTGTTCAACGTTCTCGAGACCGAGGGCGTCGACAAGTTCGAGGTTTCCTGGAACGAACTGCTCGAGGCCACGGCCGAGCAGCTCCGCGTAGCAACCCAGAAGAGCTGA
- the tkt gene encoding transketolase: protein MSITDEIHVLTQPVHPSDWTDLDTKAVDTARVLAADAVQKVGNGHPGTAMSLAPLAYTLFQRVMRHDPSDAEWVGRDRFILSCGHSSLTLYTQLYLSGYGLELADLEALRTWGALTPGHPEFGHTVGVEMTTGPLGQGLASAVGMAMASRRERGLFDPETPVGASPFDHHIYVIASDGDIEEGVTSEASSLAGVQELGNLIVFYDDNKISIEHDTAIALGEDVGKRYEAYGWHVQHVEGGENVSGILDAVAAAKAVVDRPSIILLRTIIGFPAPKKMNTGDVHGSALGAEEVAAVKEALGFDPSKSFDVDADALAHAREVVARGADAHKSWQVEFDAWAARESEAKALFDRLHAGEFPAGWADALPTYEPDAKGVATRKASGSALNALGPILPELWGGSADLAGSNNTTIKGADSFGPYSISTNDWNAKPYGRTLHFGIREHAMGSILNGIALHGPTRPYGGTFMVFSDYMRPAVRLAALMKTPVTYVWTHDSIGLGEDGPTHQPIEHLAALRAIPNLSVVRPGDANETSFAWQAALEHKTGPTALALTRQDVPVLEGTREKAAAGVKRGAYVLADAANGAPEVILLATGSELHLATEARETLEALGVATRVVSVPCLDWFLEQDQAYRDEVIPPAVRARVSVEAGIAMPWWRILGDAGQAVSIEHYGASADYKTLYREFGITADATVAAAQRSLAAVKG from the coding sequence GTGTCGATCACAGACGAGATCCACGTCCTCACGCAACCAGTCCATCCTTCGGACTGGACCGACCTGGACACCAAGGCTGTCGATACCGCCCGCGTGCTCGCCGCTGACGCGGTTCAGAAGGTCGGCAACGGCCATCCCGGAACCGCAATGAGCTTGGCGCCGTTGGCTTACACCCTGTTTCAGCGCGTCATGCGCCACGACCCGTCGGATGCAGAGTGGGTCGGGCGCGACCGCTTCATCCTCTCCTGCGGCCACTCGTCTCTGACGCTGTACACGCAGCTCTACCTGTCGGGCTACGGCCTCGAACTGGCGGACCTCGAAGCTCTCCGTACGTGGGGCGCCCTCACTCCGGGCCACCCGGAGTTCGGTCACACCGTCGGCGTCGAGATGACGACGGGTCCTCTCGGCCAGGGCCTCGCGTCCGCTGTGGGCATGGCGATGGCTTCACGCCGCGAGCGTGGACTGTTCGATCCGGAGACCCCGGTCGGAGCCTCGCCTTTCGACCATCACATCTACGTGATCGCGTCGGACGGTGACATCGAAGAAGGTGTCACGTCTGAAGCGTCGTCGCTGGCGGGTGTCCAGGAACTGGGCAACCTGATCGTCTTCTACGACGACAACAAGATCTCCATCGAGCACGACACCGCCATCGCTCTCGGCGAAGATGTCGGCAAGCGCTACGAGGCATACGGCTGGCACGTTCAGCATGTCGAGGGCGGCGAGAACGTCTCCGGCATTCTCGACGCAGTTGCCGCGGCCAAGGCCGTCGTCGATCGTCCGTCGATCATTTTGCTGCGCACCATCATCGGTTTCCCGGCACCGAAGAAGATGAACACCGGTGACGTTCACGGTTCCGCTCTGGGTGCTGAGGAAGTTGCGGCAGTCAAGGAAGCTCTCGGCTTCGATCCGTCCAAGTCGTTCGACGTCGACGCCGACGCTCTGGCTCATGCCCGTGAGGTTGTCGCCCGCGGCGCCGACGCACACAAGAGCTGGCAGGTCGAGTTCGACGCCTGGGCAGCGCGTGAGTCCGAGGCCAAGGCCCTCTTCGATCGTCTCCACGCCGGCGAGTTCCCGGCGGGCTGGGCTGACGCTCTCCCGACGTACGAGCCCGACGCCAAGGGTGTTGCCACCCGTAAGGCTTCCGGATCCGCGCTCAACGCGCTGGGCCCGATCCTGCCTGAGCTGTGGGGCGGTTCCGCTGACCTCGCGGGCAGCAACAACACCACCATCAAGGGCGCCGATTCGTTCGGCCCGTACTCCATCTCCACCAACGACTGGAACGCGAAGCCTTACGGCCGCACGCTCCACTTCGGTATCCGTGAGCATGCGATGGGCTCGATCCTCAACGGCATCGCACTCCACGGCCCGACCCGCCCGTACGGCGGAACGTTCATGGTGTTCTCCGATTACATGCGTCCGGCCGTTCGCCTGGCTGCATTGATGAAGACGCCGGTCACGTACGTCTGGACCCACGACTCCATCGGCCTGGGCGAAGACGGCCCGACGCATCAGCCGATCGAGCACCTCGCTGCTCTGCGCGCTATCCCGAACCTGTCCGTGGTGCGTCCGGGTGACGCCAACGAGACTTCGTTCGCCTGGCAGGCAGCTCTCGAGCACAAGACCGGCCCGACGGCTCTGGCACTCACCCGCCAGGACGTCCCCGTTCTCGAAGGCACCCGGGAAAAGGCAGCCGCCGGCGTCAAGCGTGGCGCCTACGTGCTGGCCGATGCCGCCAACGGTGCACCCGAGGTCATCTTGCTGGCCACCGGTTCCGAGCTGCACCTCGCGACCGAGGCTCGTGAGACCCTCGAAGCTCTGGGCGTCGCCACTCGCGTCGTTTCTGTTCCTTGCCTCGATTGGTTCCTCGAGCAGGATCAGGCGTACCGCGACGAGGTCATTCCGCCTGCCGTCCGCGCACGCGTGTCCGTCGAAGCCGGCATCGCGATGCCGTGGTGGCGCATTCTCGGCGACGCCGGCCAGGCCGTCTCGATCGAGCACTACGGCGCTTCTGCCGATTACAAGACCTTGTACCGGGAGTTCGGCATCACTGCCGACGCGACTGTCGCGGCCGCGCAGCGCTCCCTCGCAGCTGTGAAGGGATGA
- a CDS encoding heme o synthase: MRTGQQPSGHGFGSPGAAPRATNQNSVLGRALGKVLAYIALTKPRVIELLLVATIPAMLMADRGNVDLWLVLSTLFGGWMGAASANSLNCVVDADIDKVMKRTAKRPLAREAVPTRNALIFGLVLGLASFLWLWWRANLLAAVLIVITIAFYVLIYTMVLKRRTWQNVIWGGAAGCMPVMVGWAAVTGSISWEPIVLFLIIFFWTPPHTWALAMRYKEDYKAAGVPMLPVIATEEHVTKQILFYSWAMVITSFLLVPAAGLVYAIVALLAGAWFLLMGHQLYRSVRGGAEVKPLKLFLQSNNYLSVLFVGLAIDSVLGLQTIGNMFS; encoded by the coding sequence GTGCGGACAGGGCAGCAGCCGAGCGGACATGGCTTCGGCAGCCCCGGAGCAGCCCCACGGGCGACCAATCAGAACTCGGTTCTAGGTCGCGCATTGGGCAAGGTTCTGGCGTACATCGCGCTCACGAAGCCGCGAGTCATCGAATTGCTGTTGGTAGCAACAATTCCGGCGATGCTCATGGCAGACCGCGGAAATGTCGACCTCTGGCTGGTGCTGAGCACCCTGTTCGGTGGATGGATGGGCGCCGCAAGCGCCAACTCCCTCAACTGCGTCGTCGACGCAGACATCGACAAGGTGATGAAGCGCACCGCCAAGCGTCCACTGGCACGAGAAGCCGTCCCGACGCGCAATGCGCTCATCTTCGGTTTGGTTCTCGGACTGGCGTCGTTCCTGTGGCTGTGGTGGCGCGCGAACCTGCTGGCGGCCGTGCTTATCGTCATCACCATCGCGTTCTACGTGCTGATCTACACGATGGTTCTCAAGCGTCGTACCTGGCAGAACGTCATCTGGGGTGGCGCTGCGGGTTGTATGCCCGTCATGGTCGGCTGGGCCGCTGTCACCGGTTCGATCAGCTGGGAACCCATTGTTCTGTTCCTGATCATCTTCTTCTGGACGCCTCCGCACACCTGGGCCCTCGCCATGCGTTACAAAGAGGACTACAAGGCTGCCGGCGTTCCCATGCTCCCCGTCATCGCGACCGAAGAGCACGTCACCAAGCAAATCCTGTTCTACAGCTGGGCAATGGTTATCACCAGCTTCCTCTTGGTTCCCGCTGCCGGCCTGGTTTACGCCATCGTTGCTCTGCTTGCCGGTGCCTGGTTCCTGCTCATGGGGCACCAGTTGTACCGCAGCGTTCGCGGCGGCGCCGAGGTCAAGCCGTTGAAGCTGTTCCTGCAGTCCAACAACTACTTGTCCGTGCTGTTCGTCGGCCTGGCCATCGACTCCGTACTCGGGCTGCAGACGATCGGCAACATGTTCAGCTGA
- a CDS encoding quinone oxidoreductase family protein: MQAIYVSETGGPDVLTVSEQPDPTPGANDLLVRTEAIGINFIDTYFRMGMYPRNLPYIPGDEGSGVVEAVGTDVTEFSVGDRVAWAAATGSYAEKVVVSAAVAVKVPDGVPAPVAASALLQGMTAHYLAKSTYPIQAGDTILVHAGAGGVGLILTQMAVALGARVITTVSSDAKEQLSRDAGASEVLRYDDDIAARVRELTGGDGVAVAYDGVGATTFDASLASVRIRGTVALFGAASGAVPPLDPQRLNASGSLFLTRPTLAHYIRTREEMLWRAGEVFDAIAAGTLNIRVGAEYRLADAAQAHRDLESRATTGSIVLIP, from the coding sequence ATGCAAGCCATCTACGTTTCAGAAACCGGCGGACCAGACGTTCTCACTGTGTCCGAACAACCCGACCCCACACCCGGCGCCAACGATCTGCTCGTTCGCACCGAAGCAATCGGCATCAATTTCATCGACACCTATTTCCGGATGGGCATGTATCCGAGAAATCTCCCCTACATTCCGGGCGACGAGGGCTCTGGCGTCGTCGAAGCAGTGGGCACAGATGTGACGGAATTCTCCGTCGGCGACAGGGTTGCGTGGGCGGCAGCCACCGGAAGTTACGCCGAAAAGGTGGTTGTCTCGGCCGCTGTCGCCGTGAAAGTTCCCGATGGTGTTCCGGCCCCGGTTGCCGCGTCGGCACTCCTACAAGGAATGACTGCGCACTACCTCGCGAAGTCGACGTACCCGATTCAAGCGGGCGACACCATCCTCGTTCATGCCGGTGCCGGCGGAGTGGGTTTGATCCTCACCCAGATGGCAGTAGCCCTCGGCGCACGGGTCATCACGACGGTGTCTTCGGATGCAAAAGAACAACTCTCACGCGATGCCGGGGCGTCGGAAGTTCTGCGGTACGACGACGACATCGCGGCCCGCGTACGTGAGCTGACGGGCGGTGATGGAGTGGCTGTAGCCTACGACGGAGTGGGCGCCACGACGTTCGATGCCAGCCTGGCGTCGGTGCGAATTCGCGGAACGGTAGCGCTTTTCGGCGCTGCCAGTGGCGCTGTTCCGCCGCTCGATCCGCAGCGGCTCAATGCGTCGGGATCACTCTTCCTGACGCGTCCGACGTTGGCTCATTACATCCGGACCCGTGAGGAAATGCTGTGGCGAGCCGGTGAAGTGTTCGACGCCATTGCAGCGGGAACTTTGAATATTCGCGTCGGAGCCGAGTATCGGTTGGCAGACGCTGCCCAGGCTCATCGCGATCTGGAAAGCCGAGCGACTACGGGATCGATCGTGCTGATCCCGTAG
- a CDS encoding COX15/CtaA family protein: MVNRAYSGFLSLVDRLPLPSLKTQKIIAFIVILTQGGIAVTGAVVRVTASGLGCPTWPQCFPGSFVPVGHGEVAVVHQIVEFGNRLLTFVVVIVAAAIVLAVTRARRRREVLVYAWMIPLGTVLQAIMGGITVLTGLLWWTVAIHLVASMLMVWIATVMYAKIAEPDDATTLIVMPKPLRWLAALSGVALAGVLVAGTLVTGAGPHAGDKNLDRIVPRLQIEIVTLVHLHAQMLVAYLALSVGLAFGVYAVGASSAVKKRLQVLLVLIVAQGLIGLVQYFTDVPAILVIFHVAGAGLCTAATAAVWAAGKTRQYEPAAVPA; encoded by the coding sequence GTGGTGAATCGTGCATATTCCGGATTTTTGAGCTTGGTGGATCGACTACCTCTCCCCTCGCTGAAGACACAGAAGATCATCGCGTTCATCGTGATCTTGACCCAGGGCGGCATCGCTGTCACGGGTGCGGTTGTGCGCGTGACAGCATCCGGGTTGGGTTGCCCCACGTGGCCGCAATGCTTCCCGGGCAGCTTTGTTCCGGTCGGCCACGGCGAGGTTGCGGTTGTTCACCAAATCGTCGAGTTCGGTAACCGCCTGCTCACGTTTGTCGTAGTCATCGTTGCTGCCGCAATCGTGCTGGCTGTGACGCGTGCGCGTCGTCGTCGCGAGGTTCTTGTGTACGCGTGGATGATCCCCCTCGGCACGGTTCTGCAGGCAATCATGGGCGGCATCACCGTCCTTACCGGGCTGCTCTGGTGGACGGTTGCCATTCACCTGGTCGCGTCGATGCTGATGGTCTGGATTGCCACCGTCATGTACGCCAAGATAGCGGAACCCGACGATGCGACAACGTTGATCGTCATGCCCAAGCCGCTGCGCTGGCTCGCCGCACTGTCCGGTGTCGCACTCGCCGGTGTGCTGGTGGCCGGCACCCTCGTGACGGGCGCTGGTCCCCACGCGGGAGACAAGAACCTGGACCGGATTGTGCCGCGACTCCAGATCGAGATCGTCACCCTCGTCCATCTGCACGCACAGATGTTGGTCGCCTACCTCGCACTTTCGGTTGGTTTGGCGTTCGGCGTCTACGCCGTCGGTGCGTCCAGTGCAGTGAAAAAACGTCTGCAGGTTCTGCTTGTTCTGATCGTTGCTCAGGGTTTGATCGGTCTTGTTCAGTACTTCACCGACGTCCCGGCGATCCTGGTCATCTTCCACGTTGCCGGCGCCGGATTGTGCACAGCTGCAACTGCAGCTGTCTGGGCAGCGGGCAAGACGAGGCAGTACGAACCCGCGGCTGTACCGGCCTGA
- a CDS encoding ABC transporter permease, translated as MTGIKVVNETVSNSQNSARDRRLAENRFEPGTFSPDPRANSASKMMAAQTKLELTLLLRNGEQLLLTMFIPITLLIGLSLLPIGDLGDSRVSTVLPGVMMVAVMSTAFTGQAIAVGFDRRYGALKRLGATPLPRWGIIAGKSASVIIVVALQSLLLGAIGLALGWRPTFTELLLGAVVIALGTITFASLGLLLGGTLRAEIVLALANILWFAMAGIGSMVFVSGDIPDAVQTLVRLVPSGALAYALDAALATSMDWFAILVLVVWAALGTVGAVRWFKFT; from the coding sequence ATGACGGGAATCAAGGTCGTGAACGAAACAGTGTCGAACAGTCAGAACAGCGCCCGAGACCGACGATTGGCCGAGAACCGCTTCGAGCCCGGGACGTTCTCCCCCGATCCTCGAGCTAACTCCGCGTCGAAAATGATGGCGGCACAGACCAAACTCGAACTGACGTTGTTGCTGCGCAACGGTGAGCAATTGCTGCTCACCATGTTCATCCCCATCACGCTGCTCATCGGACTGTCACTCCTTCCGATCGGCGATCTCGGCGATTCCCGGGTCAGTACCGTACTTCCCGGCGTCATGATGGTCGCTGTGATGTCGACGGCTTTCACCGGCCAAGCCATCGCCGTGGGCTTCGACCGCCGATACGGCGCCCTCAAACGCCTTGGTGCGACGCCACTTCCACGTTGGGGAATCATCGCGGGCAAGAGTGCATCCGTCATCATCGTCGTCGCTCTGCAGTCGCTACTGCTCGGCGCGATCGGATTGGCATTGGGTTGGCGCCCAACGTTTACCGAACTCTTGCTCGGCGCAGTTGTCATCGCTTTGGGCACCATCACATTTGCGTCACTCGGACTTCTTCTCGGTGGCACTTTGCGGGCGGAAATTGTTCTCGCACTTGCCAACATCCTGTGGTTCGCCATGGCAGGCATCGGCAGCATGGTCTTTGTCAGTGGAGACATTCCCGACGCTGTGCAGACCCTGGTGCGGTTGGTTCCATCCGGAGCATTGGCCTACGCACTCGACGCAGCCCTCGCCACATCCATGGACTGGTTCGCAATCCTGGTCCTCGTCGTCTGGGCTGCACTCGGTACCGTCGGCGCAGTACGTTGGTTCAAGTTCACCTGA